Genomic segment of Pseudoliparis swirei isolate HS2019 ecotype Mariana Trench unplaced genomic scaffold, NWPU_hadal_v1 hadal_30, whole genome shotgun sequence:
CCGGGGCCCCTGAACCCTGGAGGGGCCACTGGAGGCTACGCCCCGGCCCCCTTCCTCCACATCCTgccccaccagcagcagcagcagctgctgcaccaccaccaccaccaccacctggcTCAggagggacaggtgagaccctcacaccttcatgttcttcttcttcatgttcttcttctgcatgttcttcttcttcatgttcttcttcttcttcatgttcttcttcatgttcttcttctgcatgttcttcttctgcatgttcttcttctgcatgttcttcttcttcatgttcttcttctgcatgttcttcttctgcatgttcttcttctgcatgttcttcttcttcatgttcttcttcttcttcatgttcttcttcatgttcttcttctgcatgttcttcttcttcatgttcttcttcttcatgttcttcttcttcatgttcttcttcttcttcatgttcttcttcttcttcatgttcttcttcatgttcttcttcttcatgttcttcttctgcatgttcttcttcttcatgttcttcttctgcatgttcttcttctgcatgttcttgttctgcatgttcttcttctgcatgttcttcttcttcatgttcttcttcatcatgttcttcttcttcatgttcttcttctgcatgttcttcttctgcatgttcttcttctgcatgttcttcttctttttcatcatgttcttcttctgcatgttcttctttttcatcatgttcttcttctgcatgttcttcttcttcatcatgttcttcttcttcatgttcttcttcttcatgttcttcttcatgttcttcttcatgttcttcttcatgttcttcttcttcttcatgttcttcttcatgttcttcttcttcatgttcttcttcttcatgttcttcttcttcatgttcttcttcatgttcttcttcttcatgttcttcttcttctgcatgttcttcttctgcatgttcttcttcttcatgttcttcttcttctgcatcttcttcttctgcatgttcttcttcttcatgttcttcttcttcttgttcttcttcttcttcatgttcttcttcttcatgttcttcttcttcttcatgttcttcttcatgttcttcttcttcttcatgttcttcttcttcatgttcttcttctgcatgttcttcttctgcatgttcttcttcttcttcttcatgttcttcttcttcatgttcttcttcttcatgttcttcttcttcatgttcttcttcttcatcttcttcttcttcatgttcttcttcttcttgttcttcttcttcttcatgttcttcttcttctgcatgttcttcttctgcatgttcttgttctgcatgttcttcttctgcatgttcttcttcttcatgttcttcttcatcatgttcttcttctgcatgttcttcttcatcatgttcttcttctgcatgttcttcttcttcatgttcttcttcttcatgttcttcttcttcttcttgttcttcttcttcttgttcttcttcttcttcttcatgttcttcttcttcttcatgttcttcttcttcttcatgttcttcttcttcttcatgttcttcttcttctgcatgttcttcttcttctgcatgttcttcttcttcatgttcttcaggGTCCCAGCCAGCGGGGCCCGAGCAGCAGCCTGCAGCAGAAGAGCCAAGTCAACAAGTCGAGCTACGGCTCCCCCTACTGGGCCAACTGAGAAGACACGAGGACCACACGTACAACACGAGCGACACACTACCCCCCCCTCCGCTCTGTATATCCCCTTTTCAAATTTATGGCTGTtgtatgtaaaatatatttatgtatgtatttatacagtatatatgtattggTAGGACATAAATGTGGGTTTCtgcatttagtttttattttgaaggacgttttattttgaaggtgaaGTCACGAGATGAAGTGAATATACTTGAACACGAACATCTTTTTGTACGCGTCGTGAAGCGAGGACGATGTTCATCGCCTCGACGCCGTTCTGTTCTACGAGAATCCGTTTTGTAACTTTCGTCCTGTGGATCCCGACGGGACGctcgtctcctcgcctcctcgtctcctcgcctcctcatcGACTCCTTGGCCTTGGATTTGATGTCATTTTAACATTTAATCCTTGTTGTCCAAATTAAAAGTTCTCAACAGTTCATGTGGGTCTGGAATCAATACTTAAACCACTTTGTTTAGACTGAAGGATCGGCCCGATCCACTATGAACCGGGTCCAGCAGAACCAACAGAGGGCGGAGCGAGGTCcgggcagcacacacacacacacacacacacacacacaccagaagcaATCTGACCTACGTGTTAATATCCGAAGCTTAAATccagaaccagaagctgcaGCATCAGGATCATTTATTGGGCTGTGGAACATTTAACCCTCCAGAACCCGAGTTGGAGGCGTGATCCGCTCCTTCCTTTGATGTCAGGTCCTACAGTCACACCACGAGGTCTGGAAGTGGACCCGGTTCCCCCTTTAGACCACCGAGCAGGTTAGCAGGAGTCGGTTCACTTCTTGAAGACGAGTCTTCATCCTCAACACGGAAGGGACATTTAAACCACCCGAGCCCCGCCCTCACCGATAGACCACGCCCACATGGAGGCGTTTCCTTTAAAGCGCCATTATGTagttttcccttttagcgcccccttcaggtttttaggtatttaacgtttacttcagtgtcgtaaatacccagttacgatagatgcatacacttgtattgagttgggatcatgtgttgtcctgttttgtaattattattattattattattgttatttgtacgtgtcacgggttataaaaggtgacgagggggaggtgacgcaaggtttttcttgtttggagcgcgctgacaggcggcggactggcgactgtttctattttggatttataccaacgggcgggatcactaaacGAAgcctgcgcaggaacactgaactgggccagcaccgaccggaccaGGGTGAAgcagcgcggggattgaacgcggcgcctcgccacgtttccgcctggtcggtcagctgtttaccggctttttttgggggggggggggggtgcgtgcagtcatttacttttgttttgggggactgcaaagactttggggactgtcgggatctggggattatacttcgttttgagtgggtttgattgaaGTGGATGtattcattttgggggcttcagatgcattgaatttgattttatataataacatttgggtttccgcatatcgactgtgtttttcttttacgaccatttgagcagttaccaccagaattcgcagatccgcccattcccttttttttttagcatattgtaccttttccccttgattgagttgctcagggcgaattgttacaacataaccaaaagaatgacatttagtttagatgaaataccgatcgcgttttcagcctatatatgttgttttctaaatgtttgaatgtggagtacgtgtgatcgaatacaatattgttgacaccaaaaagctacatataaaaaaaagctccccttatgctggagctggagcgtggagtggcactttgacattgcgtaatcactgccagaaagcaggtcgaagtccatCCGACCCGGAGGgtgcggctccagaatcctacatagcggagttatttccccacagacccgaTGGCGGAGGCACAAATCGCATTAAGTCAttgtagagcaggggtgtcaaactcattttcaccgggggccacatccgcctcatggcggccctcaaagggccggttgtcactaacacggtatcattctaactactccagaacatattgttaaataactgtctttgcatttgtttattgtttatttaggtgtacttatatgaattgataactatatatgcaaatgtatttaatattataaaataaatctatttaatttcattatatttattttaactttatcaaagatcaaacaaacattattacattaactttgttaaaagctttgtcacagttgagacaggtgatTCTCTaatggtctgggcagtggttctccactggtctgggctgtggttctccactggtctgggcggtggttctccactggtctgggtagtggttctccactggtctaggcagtggttctctactggtctgggtagtggttctctactggtctgggtagtggttctctactggtctgggcagtggttctccactggtctgggtagtggttctccactggtctaggcagtggttctctactggtctgggtagtggttctccactgctctggctttgggacgcactatcacccctgcatgacaagctgagacctaaatcgagggacatttttaacttctcaaatgtatttaatgaaaagatggtgcagtttgaacctgagagttcagaatatcacagtatgcacaacacaactattgagtaatattcccttttacagtcaattatgaaccaacaagtgaatcttaaggacacaaggtaatacaacatacattactactcagtaacttcagactttaaaacatgtctaaacagtgctttcgtgcataaacatgaaataagaaagtctggttttaaaaagcctcaaaagatgtaattcatgtctcactcactgaacctatgacacataaagctgctctacaagtcagagtcttgaggagcagcttttatacacaaactataaataaattaaacaagggtaattaaaaaagattcacatattcaacattaacttttcttctgactatattataaatactgaacaacatgaagcagcactcacttcaaccttagtgaccactgacgtagacctgatggaggaattcataataggggaactggggatgtttgttaatacaaagtcaatgtggtcacgcacgcacgcacgcgcgtctggatgtccgccgggcgcgtgaaaaaatgcgcctcattcgggctgatttctttaaactcgggcggtaaaagtaggcgagactgttgaaatgctccgcgtgacgtcactgacgtcataccgttgaatcagaacctccggaggatatcgatcgtctggaagcggccgtcatccagacgcagctcctggagaagctgcgtgcggctacggataatatgtaatattaataacccagactcgagggcttgatggtccgacgtgtgagggactttctcaacagaacaaagagtgtgtatttcttccgtggtggacggtgtTAACGAACTGTAagccacgataagccacgccccctctccggcgcgagtgaagaaaacgtgacaaatagtccggcgagtgactcacgcgagtacgtttagtaaagcaacgcaagggttcacctctcctctggctgaacgcagcatgaaggagcgtgaacagaccgctgcaaaaaaaaaaatgacctgcaaaataaaagcacaagattttttttcctccttttaaaaggcatcatatttatttcatgacgTGGcaggccatgagtttgacacgtgtTGTAGtagcacaatttttttcaagctgttataaGGTATatttgttacataatgttactttaagggTCACACTGGAGTCAGAAGATGTTGAGTCAATAAACACTGTCAGTTTGAGGAAACAAGACCAGATTTCTTTTAGAATTTTAATTTTGCATTTTTTGGTCCGGGTTGCTGgtttgtatttgttattaatGTCTTCATACAGAAAATATCTCATGACAATGTTCTCAGGGATTAACGTGACAATTTAATGAAGTTATTTACAAGTAAAGGTCATGAAGGAAACAAAACCGCTGACAGAATTCAGATGAGTAAAAAATAAAGCTGTACACAAGAAGAAGTCTCTACTCCgtggacttcttcttcttcttcttggacgCCGGGGTTTCTGGGAGCTCTTCAGCTTCCACCGGCTCGGACttccgtttcttcttcttcttggaagGAGTTTCAGTTTCCTCCGCTCCGTTATCGGTGGTTTCCTCTGCAGGAGCCGCCGCCGGCTCggacttcctcttcttcttcttcgctggCGTCTCCTCCACGGTCGTGTCTGCGTCTCTGTTCTcagcctgaggaagaggaggagccttaGCACCAGATGGCCAGACGAAGCACACGTCCACATGTGTGACTCTCTTCAGTGGTCGGGCCCCTTGTGTGGACCAGCCAATGGTTAGGAGTCAAGCTGCTGTAGCACGTCGTACACTGAGCCGGGGCCACGGGGCCGAGGCTCAAATCAAACGTgcatctctctctttatctctcaccTCTGCCGAGCCGTTTTCACCCTGAagcttcttctccctcttcttgcgtttcttctccttcttcacgaGTTTCCTCTTGAGCTCCGTCACCACGTCGGTCGCCTGAGCAACAACAGGTCATGAGgtcgtgaggtcatgaggtggCGCTCCAGCAGCACAGCGAGGCCACGGCGCTGCGTCAGGCTCATTAAATCAGTGTTACCCTCAGGCGTCAGGACAGGTGTGTCATCACTCACAGCAGGAACAACGCGTGCATGTTATAGAATATATATCACCTCCTTCATCACGTCCACGTTCTTGCGCGGCACGTCTCCGGTCTCGTAGAAGGCCAggcgctcctccacctgctcgcGCAGCTTGTCTCCGTAGACGCACGTCGGCAGCTCTGAAACGAGAAGACGGGTTCAGTGACGCGGCGCCACCCGGTGGAGGGCGGGAGGAGGACGCCCGTGGCGCTGCTCAGGGAATCACTTATCACCAGCAACCCGAGGGCTGAATACTGTTGACGAAAAATAGAACATCATCGCAATAGAGCCACGCGCCGCCGGGGGGCCGGCGGCGGGCGCGCCACTCACCGGAGAAGCAGTCGATGCGCGAGGCGATGGTGCACTTGTTGGCCAGGTAGCGCGAGATGCGGCCTTTGTTCTTGGCAGCCGCTCGGCCGATGAAGGTGGAGTGGAAGATGAGGCCGTACTTGGGGGTGTTGCCTTTAGTCTTCAgggccctgggggggggggcaacagttGAACAAGGGAATCAAGGGACACGGTTCAAGGACTCGCTAACGCCCCCTAGTGAAGAAAGGAGGCGGGCCGATAAGAACGACTCTTCGTTTAACCGATTGTACTACGATGTGAACGCAGTGACCTCGTCCTCAGAGTtcaggtcacatggtgtcagcACAGGAACTCAGTGGATTGACAGATATTTGAACATCATGACAGCCGAGGTGAGACACTATTCACACTAATCAAACCCTTTGAACGCcgcagcgccccctagtggagcATTGGTGATGAGACGCAAAGAGAAACTAGGATGTACTGATGTTCTACCTCGGTGCTGTGGGTGGAGCTCAGACTGTGGGTGGAGCAATAGAGCGAGTGGGATCGCTCCCCGCTCTGCTCCTGCCCTGCCATCACTGCAGCCACCGGCCCAGCAGGGCGCCCAGTACCTGAACAGGGCCTTCTCTGCTCCCAGGATCTGGACCGTGGAGGCCGGGTACTTGGCCAGGTTGGTCAGACTGCCGGCGTGCGAGATCAGACGAGCGCCGACCTGAGGAAGACGAGGCAGCGTTGGTCTCGGCGAACACACGGAGTGAATACGGAGTTCGTGTTCATATGGCGGACCGTCAGCAAAAACGGATATAGTGTCAGCACTTGAATCAGAGGATTGACAGATTTGGTAAAACATCATCGGTCACTGGATCGTTCTGCAGCGCGTCAACGCTCAACGTACCACGTCTCCGATCAAGGCCGCGAGGTTGGGCGCCACCTGGACCATCTTGGACCGCAGGTACTCCTGCAGCTCCAGCCGGTAGCTGGCCAGAGACACCACGCGGGAGGAGAAGCGCTCGATGTTGATCAGGTCGATGGGAGCGATGTCCATACCTGAgagcaccagcagggggcgttaGAGACACCGCGGCGTTGGAGCAACGTCAGCTTGTGTCTCCCGACAGGATCCGAGGGGAGGAAGAGTTCCTTCCCCCAGGTTTATGAGAGCAGTGGTGATCTGCCCCCCTGTGTTGATCACCGGGGACACGGGCGGTCCAGGGTGGGCaaatagggggcggggcttatacaCGCAGTAACACCGTGAGAATAAAGATAAGGCGCTGACCCATGGAGGAGCGGGAGGCCTCCAGCACGGCCTGAGCCTTGGCGCCGTCCATCAGCACCTCCTCTAGACTCGGCAGACTCTCCTCCGACAGCTCCTTCCTGTTGCCGATGAGGTGCGCCATGCGGCAGTACAGAGAGTTGTCCGGCACGATCTTCACCAGCTCCGGGAAGTGGTACCCGTACCActcgctgagagagagagacatgaggatccgaggagaggaagagttCCTTCCCCTCAGGTTTATGAGAGTCGAGTAATCTGCCCCCCTGTGTTGATCACCGGGGACACGGGCGGTCCAGGGTGGGCAAATAGGGGGCG
This window contains:
- the nop56 gene encoding nucleolar protein 56 isoform X2; the protein is MVSPAWQRLFLRLQEARVFHVLLHVLFEHASGYALLVVKEVEEISLLLPQVEVSVLSLAKFNGMVSLAAFFPFKSAQGALENMNAISEGVVHADLKLFLETNLPLSGKKKATLGVSDAKIGAALQEEFSLSIQTGGVVAEIGRGVRLHFHALVKGLTALAASKAQLGLGHSYSRAKVKFNVNRVDNMIIQSIALLDQLDKDINTFSMRIREWYGYHFPELVKIVPDNSLYCRMAHLIGNRKELSEESLPSLEEVLMDGAKAQAVLEASRSSMGMDIAPIDLINIERFSSRVVSLASYRLELQEYLRSKMVQVAPNLAALIGDVVGARLISHAGSLTNLAKYPASTVQILGAEKALFRALKTKGNTPKYGLIFHSTFIGRAAAKNKGRISRYLANKCTIASRIDCFSELPTCVYGDKLREQVEERLAFYETGDVPRKNVDVMKEATDVVTELKRKLVKKEKKRKKREKKLQGENGSAEAENRDADTTVEETPAKKKKRKSEPAAAPAEETTDNGAEETETPSKKKKKRKSEPVEAEELPETPASKKKKKKSTE
- the nop56 gene encoding nucleolar protein 56 isoform X3, whose translation is MVLLHVLFEHASGYALLVVKEVEEISLLLPQVEVSVLSLAKFNGMVSLAAFFPFKSAQGALENMNAISEGVVHADLKLFLETNLPLSGKKKATLGVSDAKIGAALQEEFSLSIQTGGVVAEIGRGVRLHFHALVKGLTALAASKAQLGLGHSYSRAKVKFNVNRVDNMIIQSIALLDQLDKDINTFSMRIREWYGYHFPELVKIVPDNSLYCRMAHLIGNRKELSEESLPSLEEVLMDGAKAQAVLEASRSSMGMDIAPIDLINIERFSSRVVSLASYRLELQEYLRSKMVQVAPNLAALIGDVVGARLISHAGSLTNLAKYPASTVQILGAEKALFRALKTKGNTPKYGLIFHSTFIGRAAAKNKGRISRYLANKCTIASRIDCFSELPTCVYGDKLREQVEERLAFYETGDVPRKNVDVMKEATDVVTELKRKLVKKEKKRKKREKKLQGENGSAEAENRDADTTVEETPAKKKKRKSEPAAAPAEETTDNGAEETETPSKKKKKRKSEPVEAEELPETPASKKKKKKSTE